The following coding sequences lie in one Gemmatimonadota bacterium genomic window:
- a CDS encoding ABC transporter ATP-binding protein: MRAPLGSGAIRAGARGTGPTPPKEKKKITTAMAWREARELLWQHRRRLALGFVLMLINRAAGFVLPWSSKQLIDNVIPTNNGSLLWPLAAAVGVATLVQAASSFGVSQILGVAAQRAITEMRRAVQAHLVRLPIRTFDATQTGQLVSRVMNDADGIRNLVGTGLVQLLGGAITAIVAFIWLMAINWRLTSVTAVLLIGFGGGMAFAFTRLRPIFRERGKLNAEVTGRLVEGISGIRVVKAYTAERREQHAFAKGANKLFRNVAATMTGVSATTALSTVIVGIIGTLLIIVGGHDIIAGRMSKGDLFQYVFLTGLLAAPLIQIASIGTQITEAFAGLDRIRELRALATEDEGDAELEPIGAVSGHVEFDHVTFSYEPGVPVLKDVTFDAPAGSTTALVGTSGSGKSTLVSLVMAFNRPDSGRILIDGRDLGGMRLREYRSKLGIVLQDNFLFDGTVLDNIRFAKPDATEAEVLRAAAIAHCDEFALRFELGYQTIVGERGVKLSGGQRQRVAIARAILADPAILILDEATSSLDSESESLIQDGLAQLRAGRTTFVIAHRLSTITAADQILVLEGGEIAERGTHAELVELGGRYRSLYDRQYRQAIDRYVNPGEELAGATRQRP; encoded by the coding sequence TTGCGAGCACCGCTAGGTAGTGGCGCCATCCGGGCTGGAGCCCGCGGGACCGGTCCCACCCCCCCGAAGGAAAAGAAGAAGATCACGACCGCGATGGCCTGGCGTGAGGCGCGCGAGCTCCTCTGGCAGCATCGCCGACGGCTCGCACTTGGCTTCGTGCTCATGCTCATCAACCGTGCCGCCGGGTTCGTGCTCCCCTGGTCGTCGAAGCAACTGATCGACAACGTGATCCCGACCAACAACGGTTCGCTGCTCTGGCCGCTCGCTGCGGCCGTCGGTGTCGCGACGCTGGTGCAGGCGGCGTCGTCCTTCGGGGTGTCGCAGATTCTCGGCGTCGCAGCGCAGCGGGCGATCACCGAAATGCGCCGCGCGGTGCAGGCCCATCTCGTCCGCCTCCCGATCAGGACATTCGACGCCACCCAGACGGGCCAGCTGGTATCCCGGGTGATGAACGATGCCGACGGGATCCGCAATCTCGTCGGCACCGGCCTGGTGCAACTCCTCGGCGGAGCCATCACGGCGATCGTCGCCTTTATCTGGCTGATGGCCATCAACTGGCGACTGACGTCGGTCACTGCCGTCCTGCTGATCGGTTTCGGCGGCGGTATGGCGTTCGCGTTCACCAGGTTGCGACCGATCTTCCGCGAACGCGGCAAGCTCAACGCCGAGGTCACTGGTCGACTGGTGGAAGGGATCTCCGGGATCCGGGTGGTCAAGGCCTACACGGCGGAACGACGGGAGCAACACGCCTTCGCGAAGGGGGCCAACAAGCTCTTCCGCAACGTGGCGGCAACGATGACCGGCGTCTCGGCGACCACGGCGCTCTCGACGGTGATTGTCGGAATCATCGGCACGCTGCTCATCATTGTCGGTGGCCACGACATCATCGCGGGGCGGATGTCCAAGGGTGATCTCTTCCAGTACGTCTTCCTCACCGGCCTCCTCGCCGCGCCGCTGATCCAGATCGCGTCGATCGGCACCCAGATTACCGAGGCATTCGCGGGACTCGACCGTATCCGTGAGCTCCGGGCGCTGGCGACTGAAGACGAGGGGGATGCGGAACTCGAGCCGATCGGAGCCGTGTCAGGGCACGTCGAATTCGACCACGTCACCTTTTCGTACGAACCCGGCGTTCCGGTACTCAAGGATGTCACCTTCGATGCCCCCGCCGGCTCGACGACCGCGCTGGTCGGAACCAGCGGCTCGGGAAAGAGCACTCTCGTCTCGCTGGTGATGGCATTCAATCGGCCCGACAGCGGCCGGATCCTCATCGACGGTCGCGACCTGGGCGGCATGCGACTGCGCGAGTACCGCAGCAAGCTCGGCATCGTGCTGCAAGACAACTTCCTCTTCGATGGCACCGTGCTCGACAACATCCGCTTCGCGAAGCCGGACGCCACCGAAGCCGAGGTGTTGCGAGCGGCGGCGATCGCACACTGCGACGAGTTCGCGCTGCGGTTCGAACTGGGATACCAGACGATTGTAGGAGAACGCGGGGTGAAGCTGAGCGGGGGGCAGCGGCAGCGGGTCGCGATTGCGCGCGCGATTCTGGCGGATCCGGCGATCCTGATCCTGGACGAGGCGACCTCGTCACTCGATTCGGAAAGCGAGTCGCTGATTCAGGACGGGCTGGCACAGTTGCGGGCGGGCCGGACGACTTTCGTCATTGCGCATCGTCTCTCGACGATCACGGCGGCCGATCAGATCCTGGTGCTGGAGGGAGGCGAGATCGCGGAGCGGGGGACCCACGCGGAACTCGTGGAACTTGGTGGGCGGTACCGTTCACTCTATGACCGGCAGTACCGCCAGGCAATTGATCGTTACGTGAATCCTGGCGAGGAGCTCGCGGGAGCTACTCGCCAGCGACCCTAG
- a CDS encoding carboxypeptidase regulatory-like domain-containing protein, translating to MQSRLFARPMGFVMVLVALLVVAARPAGAQTGSSVDVITGTITDANAKPVAGAIIEAYSIESQVTKKTTSNDKGRYTIFFNDGTGQYRVTVRQIGKQPFIQNVSRQSDDDRIILNVKLGEKPVVLQEITSRANRQPAGNQNDRPTPGSTERNISADQAAKLPIDASDLAALAALAPGVVVTPGSDSTGASFSVAGQSTSQNSFVVDGSSMSGGNSSLPQDAIRGTRVITSTYDVARGQFSGGQVSATTRGGSNVVQGSLSANLQDRHLAWGSATNNVFTAGQTSQQLGAGFGGPVKKDKLFLYGAVQLNRAMAPIATLDAADATTLARLGASSDSVARFITLADATGLTARAGTIDNNRTTDRLTSTLRFDWNAADRHTVTVRGDLNLNGSDPTRIGSTQLAQVGGNQTGSGGGVQLSVASRFGTAITNELRVYGSKNTSKSEGFLNVPTGRVQNFSTLDDGSVSTSTFGFGGNTGLPQHNDTRALEISEEISLLPGGGAHRFRLGLLTNVSHFDQDVTNNRWGSFFYNSLADFASNTPASFSRTLQPTVRSGRAMNSAVYLSDVWRPGQNLQLTLGGRFERSSYAGAPARNAAVESIFGVRTDLLPTESYFTPRLGFSWTIPSGEQQGQGQRGFSPPALVVRGGAGIFRGTMPSTLPGTAQAQAGFLTTETQLSCVGGNVPTPDWNSYANDPSTIPTECIGGGSSPILTGRPSVTVYDANYGAAKTYRTSLGITRRFWNTWSLNVDASYVRGVGQSASRDLNLNETARFNIGNEGNRPVYADPTQIITTTGAIPLSASRVDVNYGTVNQVFSKLENETKQLTAGISAFTRRGALINLNYTLMAARDQGGAGGGFGGGFGGGNSTAGDPNVYEWARSSSDRRHNVQVNVTWPFNQGLEITAIGSMVSGTPYTPTVGSDINGDGSRNDRAYIFNPATTADADVSAAMARLLSSTSGNARSCLESQFGKIAARNSCRGPWTPQFNLQVNWRPAQFNRRMTVSFATVNLLGGLDELVHGADEIKGWGGNARPDATLLTVKGFDSNTRLFKYVVNERFGATSAASTSIRSPFQLRVTGRYTIGAAQGRDALRGGFGGGARGANGANGAQGGGNFAQQFLTRIREAAPNPAKSALERKDSLALSAAQISQLQAIVDSSDARITPLLADFEAEMKKAGDNPDFAALMPKLRPVMEAVQKEQTSDRAKAKAILTDVQWALLPENVRNPQQGLFGGQRGPGGQQGGGRGPARP from the coding sequence ATGCAGAGTCGATTGTTCGCCCGCCCAATGGGCTTCGTGATGGTGCTGGTCGCTCTCCTCGTTGTGGCGGCCCGCCCGGCGGGCGCGCAGACCGGCAGCTCGGTCGACGTGATCACCGGAACCATCACCGACGCGAACGCCAAGCCGGTCGCCGGTGCGATCATCGAGGCATACAGCATCGAGAGTCAGGTCACCAAGAAGACCACATCGAACGACAAGGGTCGCTACACGATCTTCTTCAATGACGGTACGGGTCAGTATCGCGTGACCGTTCGTCAGATCGGCAAGCAGCCGTTCATCCAGAACGTGTCGCGGCAGTCGGACGACGATCGCATCATCCTGAATGTGAAGCTCGGCGAGAAGCCGGTGGTGCTGCAGGAGATCACCTCGCGCGCCAACCGCCAGCCGGCCGGCAACCAGAACGACCGCCCCACTCCGGGCAGCACCGAGCGTAACATCTCGGCCGACCAGGCCGCCAAGCTCCCGATCGATGCCTCCGATCTCGCCGCGCTCGCCGCTCTCGCGCCGGGCGTCGTCGTCACGCCGGGGAGCGACTCCACCGGCGCCTCGTTCTCGGTGGCCGGGCAGAGCACCTCGCAGAACAGCTTCGTCGTCGACGGTTCCTCGATGAGCGGCGGCAACAGCTCGCTGCCGCAGGATGCCATCCGCGGCACGCGTGTCATCACCAGCACCTACGACGTCGCGCGCGGTCAATTCAGCGGCGGCCAGGTTTCGGCGACGACTCGCGGCGGCAGCAACGTCGTGCAGGGCTCACTCAGCGCGAACCTGCAGGATCGTCATCTGGCGTGGGGTTCGGCGACCAACAACGTCTTCACTGCGGGCCAGACCAGCCAGCAACTCGGTGCCGGCTTCGGCGGCCCGGTCAAGAAGGACAAGCTCTTCCTCTATGGTGCCGTGCAGCTCAACCGGGCGATGGCGCCGATCGCGACGCTCGACGCGGCGGATGCCACCACGCTCGCGCGCCTCGGGGCATCGAGTGACTCGGTCGCCCGCTTCATCACGCTCGCCGACGCGACGGGGCTGACCGCGCGCGCCGGCACCATCGACAACAATCGCACCACCGACCGCCTCACCAGCACGCTCCGCTTCGACTGGAACGCTGCCGACCGCCATACGGTGACCGTCCGTGGCGACCTGAACCTCAATGGCTCCGATCCGACGCGCATTGGCTCGACCCAGCTGGCGCAGGTCGGTGGCAACCAGACCGGCTCGGGCGGCGGCGTGCAGCTGTCGGTCGCGTCACGCTTCGGCACTGCCATCACGAACGAACTTCGGGTGTACGGCTCGAAGAACACCAGCAAGTCGGAAGGCTTCCTCAACGTCCCAACCGGCCGCGTCCAGAACTTCTCGACCCTCGATGACGGCAGTGTCTCGACCAGCACCTTCGGCTTCGGTGGCAATACCGGCCTGCCGCAGCACAACGACACCCGCGCCCTCGAAATCTCGGAAGAGATCTCGCTGCTTCCCGGTGGCGGCGCACATCGCTTCCGCCTGGGCCTGCTGACGAACGTATCGCACTTTGACCAGGACGTGACCAACAACCGTTGGGGCTCGTTCTTCTACAACTCGCTCGCCGACTTCGCCAGCAACACCCCGGCGTCCTTCAGCCGCACGCTGCAGCCGACCGTGCGCAGCGGCAGGGCCATGAACTCTGCGGTCTACCTCAGCGATGTGTGGCGCCCGGGCCAGAATCTCCAGCTGACGCTGGGCGGGCGGTTCGAGCGCAGCAGCTATGCAGGCGCACCGGCACGCAACGCCGCCGTCGAGAGCATCTTCGGGGTGCGGACCGATCTGCTGCCGACCGAGAGCTACTTCACGCCCCGCCTCGGTTTCTCGTGGACGATCCCGTCCGGCGAGCAGCAGGGCCAGGGCCAGCGCGGCTTCTCGCCGCCGGCGCTCGTGGTGCGTGGCGGTGCAGGGATCTTCCGCGGCACCATGCCCAGCACGCTCCCGGGCACGGCGCAGGCGCAGGCCGGCTTCCTGACGACCGAGACGCAGTTGAGCTGCGTCGGCGGCAACGTTCCGACGCCCGACTGGAACAGCTACGCCAATGATCCGAGCACGATTCCGACCGAGTGCATCGGCGGAGGTTCATCGCCGATTCTGACCGGGCGGCCCTCGGTGACCGTGTATGACGCCAACTATGGTGCGGCGAAGACCTACCGCACCTCGCTCGGCATCACGCGCCGGTTCTGGAATACCTGGTCACTCAACGTCGACGCCTCGTACGTGCGCGGCGTCGGTCAGTCGGCCTCGCGTGACCTGAACCTGAACGAGACCGCGCGATTCAATATCGGCAACGAGGGCAACCGCCCGGTGTATGCCGATCCGACCCAGATCATCACCACGACCGGCGCGATTCCGCTGTCGGCGTCGCGCGTTGACGTCAACTACGGCACCGTCAATCAGGTCTTCAGCAAGCTCGAGAACGAGACCAAGCAGCTGACCGCCGGCATCTCGGCGTTCACGCGTCGTGGCGCCCTGATCAACCTGAACTACACCCTGATGGCCGCGCGCGATCAGGGTGGCGCGGGTGGCGGGTTTGGTGGCGGCTTCGGTGGCGGCAATTCCACCGCTGGCGATCCGAATGTGTACGAGTGGGCGCGTTCGTCGAGCGATCGGCGGCACAACGTGCAGGTCAACGTGACCTGGCCCTTCAATCAGGGCCTCGAAATCACTGCCATCGGCAGCATGGTATCGGGGACGCCGTACACCCCGACCGTCGGCAGCGACATCAATGGCGACGGCTCGCGCAACGACCGCGCCTACATCTTCAATCCCGCGACGACGGCGGACGCCGATGTCTCGGCCGCGATGGCGCGCCTGCTGTCGAGCACTTCCGGCAATGCTCGCTCGTGCCTCGAGTCGCAGTTCGGCAAGATCGCGGCGCGCAACAGCTGCCGTGGCCCCTGGACGCCGCAGTTCAACCTGCAGGTCAACTGGCGGCCGGCGCAGTTCAATCGCCGGATGACCGTCTCGTTCGCCACGGTGAACCTGCTCGGCGGCCTCGATGAACTGGTGCACGGCGCCGACGAGATCAAGGGCTGGGGCGGCAATGCGCGTCCCGATGCGACCCTGCTCACGGTGAAGGGCTTCGACAGCAACACCCGCCTCTTCAAGTACGTGGTGAATGAGCGCTTCGGCGCCACCAGCGCCGCGTCGACGTCGATCCGCTCGCCGTTCCAGCTCCGGGTGACCGGGCGGTACACCATCGGTGCGGCGCAAGGTCGTGACGCCTTGCGTGGTGGCTTTGGTGGTGGTGCCCGTGGAGCCAACGGCGCCAACGGCGCCCAGGGCGGCGGCAACTTCGCCCAGCAGTTCCTGACGCGGATCCGCGAAGCAGCACCGAACCCGGCCAAGTCGGCGCTCGAGCGGAAGGATTCGCTGGCGCTGTCGGCCGCCCAGATCTCCCAGCTGCAGGCGATCGTCGATTCAAGCGATGCCCGGATCACTCCGTTGCTCGCCGACTTCGAGGCCGAGATGAAGAAGGCTGGTGACAACCCCGACTTCGCGGCGCTGATGCCGAAACTGCGGCCGGTGATGGAAGCGGTTCAGAAGGAACAGACGTCTGATCGCGCCAAGGCCAAGGCGATCCTGACTGACGTGCAGTGGGCGCTGCTGCCGGAGAATGTCCGCAACCCGCAGCAGGGTCTGTTCGGTGGCCAGCGCGGCCCCGGAGGCCAGCAGGGCGGCGGCCGCGGGCCGGCTCGGCCGTAA
- the efp gene encoding elongation factor P → MKANDIRKGNVIYYEGKPHLVMDFTHRTPGNLRAFVQVRLRNLANGMSTDHRFSATEQVEEARLDTKAMQVVYTDGNGVHVMDADTYEQYTLDPELVGEDAAWMLPEMSFDAVWLEGKPISFTLPKSMEMEIIETAPAMKTATKNASSKPAKLSNGVTINVPEFVAQGERVRVNPAERAYIERVK, encoded by the coding sequence ATGAAAGCCAACGACATCCGCAAGGGCAATGTGATCTACTACGAGGGGAAGCCGCACCTCGTGATGGACTTCACCCACCGTACGCCGGGCAACCTCCGCGCCTTCGTGCAGGTTCGCCTGCGCAACCTCGCCAATGGCATGTCGACCGACCATCGCTTCTCGGCCACCGAGCAGGTCGAGGAAGCGCGGCTCGATACCAAGGCGATGCAAGTCGTCTACACCGACGGCAACGGCGTGCACGTGATGGATGCCGACACCTACGAGCAGTACACGCTCGATCCCGAGCTCGTTGGCGAAGATGCCGCCTGGATGCTCCCGGAGATGAGCTTCGACGCCGTCTGGCTCGAGGGGAAGCCGATTTCCTTCACGCTCCCCAAGTCGATGGAAATGGAAATCATCGAGACGGCCCCGGCGATGAAGACGGCGACCAAGAACGCCTCCTCCAAGCCCGCCAAGCTGAGCAACGGAGTCACCATCAACGTGCCCGAGTTCGTGGCGCAGGGCGAGCGCGTGCGGGTGAACCCGGCCGAGCGCGCCTACATCGAGCGCGTGAAATAA
- a CDS encoding ATP-binding protein — MTLPGIALVTFPAVEDNVRYDDQLEARLRHVEKMDAVARLAGGLAQDVGNLLTAASGNVRELLAECDEAHPMRERLEDLRESVQRASSVTRQLNTFARRQPRRPALADLNQVVVQMRPLIQRLSGAFVAIEERLADNGAWIEADVGQLEQILLNLVANARDAMPLGGTLRIATWQWELSRQRAHRYGTLPAGSWTVLEVRDTGAGMDAEVLEHLFEPFFTTKGPGEGTGLGLAAVYGLARQLGGQVLVESAPEAGSGFWVCIPAKPAPAGRVPVNNLPEAILVVDDDEWVRTVTARILKRAGYGVLEADHATSAMELLRDVAGGCVRLVLTDILMAGGNGRALAEAVRRDHPGVRVVLMSGARADLLPTELTRAGYGPVLSKPFTAMELLAAVRSEGS; from the coding sequence ATGACTTTGCCCGGAATCGCACTCGTGACCTTTCCAGCCGTCGAAGACAACGTTCGCTACGACGATCAACTTGAAGCGCGTCTGCGTCATGTCGAGAAGATGGACGCGGTCGCTCGTCTGGCGGGCGGCCTCGCGCAGGATGTCGGAAACTTGCTGACGGCCGCCTCGGGGAACGTTCGCGAACTCCTCGCGGAGTGCGACGAGGCCCACCCGATGCGTGAGAGGCTCGAGGATCTTCGCGAGTCGGTGCAGCGCGCCTCCTCGGTCACCAGGCAGCTCAACACCTTCGCCCGGCGTCAGCCGCGCCGGCCGGCGCTCGCCGACCTCAATCAGGTCGTGGTGCAGATGCGCCCGTTGATTCAGCGGCTCAGCGGCGCGTTCGTCGCGATCGAGGAACGCCTCGCCGACAATGGGGCCTGGATCGAGGCCGATGTCGGTCAGCTCGAGCAGATTCTCCTGAATCTGGTTGCGAACGCGCGCGATGCGATGCCGCTTGGCGGGACCTTGCGCATCGCGACGTGGCAATGGGAATTGTCGCGGCAACGCGCCCACCGCTACGGCACCCTCCCGGCCGGGAGCTGGACGGTGCTGGAGGTTCGTGACACCGGTGCCGGAATGGATGCCGAAGTACTGGAGCATCTCTTCGAACCGTTCTTCACCACCAAGGGCCCGGGCGAAGGCACAGGGCTTGGCCTCGCGGCGGTCTACGGCCTCGCCCGGCAACTAGGCGGCCAGGTGCTGGTCGAGAGCGCTCCAGAAGCTGGGAGCGGCTTCTGGGTCTGCATTCCCGCCAAGCCCGCTCCAGCGGGCCGGGTGCCGGTGAACAACCTCCCGGAAGCGATTCTCGTCGTCGACGATGACGAGTGGGTCCGGACAGTCACGGCGAGAATCCTGAAGCGGGCCGGCTATGGAGTGCTCGAAGCCGACCACGCGACCTCGGCGATGGAACTCCTCCGCGATGTCGCCGGCGGCTGCGTCCGGCTGGTGCTCACCGACATCCTGATGGCGGGCGGCAATGGCCGGGCGCTGGCGGAGGCGGTGCGTCGTGACCATCCCGGCGTGCGCGTGGTACTGATGTCGGGGGCACGGGCAGATCTCCTCCCCACTGAGCTGACGCGTGCCGGGTATGGGCCGGTGTTGTCCAAGCCGTTTACCGCGATGGAGCTCCTCGCGGCGGTCCGAAGCGAGGGAAGCTGA
- a CDS encoding phosphatase PAP2 family protein, with protein sequence MATPAVWTSTTIAWPRRISAAFTPLDKLTALYTVCSASILIGQSVGRFGAPMPHREIGWLLLTHLLLLSLVGLASEARRRAQQKGCVLADWYPLFILTAVYASVGLLNGPRALNGAGFDHMVEAWDHATFGQTPYDWSRDVSRPALSWTLGISYLLFFPTVILAPAALWWKGYRAQARQTIFGISLVFLTCYLIFLIFPVAGPSYAWGWPTPGAGSDFPTRMVRQLIDGGDSWGSAFPSSHVAASTAAVLLALRHWRALGWTLLPVAAGILIGVVYFQVHYAMDAVAGLAIALVAVWATPRLAPLDDRTT encoded by the coding sequence TTGGCAACACCGGCAGTATGGACATCGACCACGATCGCGTGGCCGCGAAGGATCTCTGCGGCCTTCACGCCGCTCGACAAGCTGACCGCGCTCTATACGGTCTGCTCCGCGAGTATCCTGATCGGCCAGTCTGTGGGACGATTCGGCGCGCCGATGCCGCACAGGGAAATCGGCTGGCTCCTGCTTACCCATCTCCTGCTCCTGAGTCTCGTCGGGCTCGCGTCCGAGGCGCGTCGTCGCGCCCAGCAGAAGGGATGCGTCCTGGCTGACTGGTACCCGCTCTTCATCCTGACTGCCGTCTATGCCTCGGTTGGACTGCTGAACGGCCCGCGGGCACTGAACGGCGCCGGGTTCGACCACATGGTCGAAGCGTGGGATCACGCCACCTTCGGACAGACACCCTACGACTGGAGCCGTGATGTGTCGCGTCCGGCACTCTCGTGGACGCTCGGTATTTCGTATCTCCTCTTTTTCCCGACCGTGATCCTTGCACCCGCAGCGCTCTGGTGGAAGGGATATCGCGCCCAGGCTCGTCAGACCATCTTCGGGATCTCGCTGGTCTTCCTCACCTGCTACCTGATCTTCCTGATCTTCCCGGTCGCTGGCCCCTCCTACGCTTGGGGTTGGCCGACGCCAGGGGCGGGAAGCGATTTCCCCACCCGTATGGTGCGCCAGCTGATTGACGGGGGTGATTCGTGGGGCTCCGCCTTCCCGTCGAGTCACGTCGCTGCATCCACGGCGGCCGTGCTCCTCGCGCTGCGGCACTGGCGCGCGCTCGGATGGACGCTTCTCCCGGTAGCGGCGGGAATCCTGATCGGCGTGGTGTACTTCCAGGTCCATTATGCCATGGATGCGGTCGCTGGTCTGGCCATCGCACTGGTCGCAGTCTGGGCGACCCCACGACTGGCCCCGCTCGACGACAGGACCACGTAA